From Gadus macrocephalus chromosome 16, ASM3116895v1:
gtgcccactacctccgtccgttgactgatccccattgactttgaatggggacggacgcgcaatgcattgtggatccgtccgttccgttggagcctccggctccgtcaaaaagttgaacatttttcaactttttcgtcagcgacggatccgtcatccaatcagaccgcgtatgcaaatttaagcactgtgacgcgactcgggctctgacgatactggaaagcgggaaagcgggtcatcttgcatcgcaacaagcaggaagaagcgggaagaacccggcgaagcgatttgattggctgacggatgcctctgcaaagactactcccccatccgtcagccacgccttcccacgtccgttgactgacggtgcagtgggcatgtagcgtTACGcttcgtgcccactacctccgtccgttgactgatccccattgactttgaatggggacggacgcgcaatgcattgtggatccgtccgttccgttggagccttccgTCATAAAggccgattcatacctccggatcaggacgaaattcgtccgtcgccccaaacggcatcgacaatcgcaaacatgacatctgtagagatgattttactttgtgtcatccgaaatcggcaaaaaaaaagtgcaaaaagtgtgcggtGTCAtttgacacccctcaccaacccgcagattatctcctcaaaatgttgttaaattaccagttacaactcattgccaaagcaggggaacaataaaataaaaaggtcaggtatatagtataatataagtacaaaacgtcaaatacaatatatatacgtaacatatcagatattatactactctatctattttcgcgaatggtctgacttttgactctatactgccgcctcgatttccggtggcattgctccggttctcccggagcacaccggattcgtaagctcagaggcgatgGACCAatttacggacgaaacacctccgggaccggacgaaacggtccgtatccgtatttaccgtagggtgtgaatgggccttaagtcttgtgcgtttcggctgaccgtccagacggagccggcggatcccgaaaccgcacatttctgaaaccatgtcccagggtggtttcaaatataTATGCGTGTAGGGtttgtgtggacgcctgaaacgcaaacgatgacgtcattaaccccccaccagctgggcaatgtcagagttgcgttgaattttgtattaatttttttattttttattatttttgtagctttaaatacagccccatGATAAATAGAATTTCTAAGGGAGGTTGTCCGTACAACTCGACAAATAAAGATGGCCTGCTGCGCCCATAATGTGTCTTGCTGTGCACAAtgcaaagttgtgttgtttgttttcgagctggtttgcgaggctaatgtagctaaccaTAACAATGAAGATCCAACGACTGTTCTTCCCCGACATGTCGTGTAGCGATGCccacaaagacaaacaggaaCGCTGTAAGTACTACGAGCGAGGAAATGTCATCACAAGAGCAACTCGTGCGGGTGGTGTAAGATGCATCTCGAACACACCCTCACCTGTGCCTGTTGGGTGGGGCCGTCACTCACCTGGAAGGTGCTGCAGGCAGCGCTCTCGCAGAGCCGGGTGATGCAGTGCAGGTAGTAGGTGGACACGGTCTCGTTCTGCTGCTCGATGAAGCGGAAGGCGGAGAAGGAGAAGCGTGCCGTCTGGCTGTCGCCGTTCTCCATCATGGTGGTCAGCGGGTCGATTGAGCACCTTGGGGCGCGTCGCGTAAATACAGACGACGATTtgttagtaataataataacgataaTAATCATTTTCAAAGATTTAGTTAAAGGGCCAGCTCCTTGAGGAATTTGCATAATACAAAGCATttttctttaaaggtcccataatataccaccaggtgtaagTGTGATAGCCATTATCAAGGCTTTGATAATCTGCCTCTAGTgatatcacaagtgggcgtgtccacctagatgtttgacggatagatgaccaacgtttgctgcagtccacAGGGTAGGCTAGTAGACTGATCAATCCAGCACACatgtaggtggacacgcccacttgtgatgtcagaagaggcagattttcaaaacggctgttaatggctgatcacactcacacctggtggtatacaTCACCCTTAAGGCATATGTTACATAACGCTGTTACGTGTTCAGTTATCATGACTTACGGGACAAAGAGGTTGAAGAAGGTGGAGTCGGAGGGCCCTGGAGAGATGGAGGCATAGCAGCGGTCCAGGAAAACATGGAACCTGTGGGACAGGAGCGGGGTTCAGGGTCACAGGcagtcctccatctctctctctctcccccccccctctttctctcattctctctctctctctctctctctctctctctctctctctctctctctctcacgctctcactCGCGAactcactcattctctctctctctttctctctctctcactcgcgaactcactcattctctctctctctctttctctctcactcactcgcgaactcactcattctctctctctctctttctctctcactcgcgaactcactcattctctctctctctctttctctctctcgcaaactcactcattctctctctctctctctctctctctctctctctcacgctctcactcacaaactcactcattctctctctctctttctctctctctcactcgcgaactcactcattctctctctctctctttctctctcactcgcgaactcactcattctctctctctctctctctctctctctctctctctctctctctctctctctctctctctctctctctctctctctctttccttcatcAGCGTATAGCATCTCAATAAACGTTCTTACTGGGACGTGAGGTTGGATGCGACCACCTGGACGTAGATCTTGGTTCTCAGTTCCACCCCCAGACTGGGGATGATCAGGGGAGACTCATAGTTGGCATCCTGGtcaaataaatcaaacaaaAGAGTGAGTGCTGTGTTTGTctttacattgacatttacacTCAGGGCGCACTCTTTTATCCACAGCGATTTACAacaacatttgtcagaagaattTGAAACAATAtgtctctgtcggtacagttaggatgttcatagctaggttaacccattgcctgtatacaacaaagatagctaggattagATGCTATTTTTAAGCGCAGGGACATCGTATCCTCACGTCAAACAGCTCCATGCGCAGGGTGCTGACGAAGCTCCCATTTTTGTCCTTCAAGGCGACGGAAGAGGCTGACCTGTGAAGGAGGAGGTCAAACGCGGGGATCataagggtcaaaggtcacacacAGAACCCTAAACCCTATATAGCCATTGGATGACAGTCCTAGGTAACATTTCACAATCAGGGTACATTTATAAACCATTAATCAGCATTAGTGCCTACAGCAATAAGTATAAACTAACAGTAATTTAAAAGTTCAATAATGGACTACTAATCATTTATGCACAGGGTTCATGTTAACTGAGGTATTCATTTATACATGATTTAATAGtgttaaatacaattcaaatgagggcatttagcagacgcttttatccaaagcaactttcatcggttaatacacacattgacacaccgacggcagagtcaaccatgtaaggcgacagccagatcgtcaggagcagttagggttaagtgtcttgctcagggacacatcaacactcagctaggaggagctggggatcgaactagcaacctttcggttacaagacaaatGCTCTACCTCTTAGCCGAGGGTAAATAATACCCTACTATCCTAACCTATGTTTGTgctgtataatataataattaattgaatcaactaatgttaattaatggttaattatTCAACccatattgtaaagtgttaccatgTTCTATTtgtaataatacatatataatattttcCTTCTCTAGGGTTTACACTAGTATTCTGACGCTTATCAAAGCTCCAAGTTAGTGATAAAGTGGTGGATGCCAAAGATGACTTCTTACTCACACGTCTACTTGTGTGTTGTTGACGAGGTACTCCAGGGGGTAGGCACAGGAGTAGTAGTACTTGAGCTCGGCGTTGTAGGTGATGGTTCCGATGGTGGGGTCGAAGGACTGGACTATGCCACTCACGTTGACATTTTGGGTGTTGGAATAGTCGGAAAAGATCCCTGTCCCGGGCGAGTTGGTGGTCTGAggaaaaaaatagttttttggGAATGTTGCTTTACTTGCTTATGAGACTTTTTTGGAAAAAGGGAGCCAGCATAAAATACCTGGAGATGTGTCAGGTTAAGGGTCTAAACATCCGACGTCCAACTCAAATGATGATCTCCTTTTTAGTCATTTGGCATACATTTGACTGCAAAGTGACTTTGATGGCTTATAATTAAGGACCCAGTAACTTTGGGGTAGTAGTCCAATACCCTAACCACAAGACCTTGCAGCCCCCCACTAGACAACCCATGTCTCATCTCAACTCTTCCAGATCAGTTCTTCTCAAAGGTTGTCGGATTTGTGCAAATTTACTCAAATTCCCATAAATAGTTTTCGCCCTGTATAACACCTGTCAAGAATCGCGTGTtctgggttgccagattgggcaggaaatctggcccaatcggGCAACACTGGTTCTCGACCCACCTGAAAGTTGCTCCCACAGGCGTTGCCGTCCCTGATGGGGAAGGAGAACCTCAGAACCGGGGGCACCGCCCAGACATCCAGGGTCCCTGAGCAGGTGTTGTTGTCGTTGACGAGGTTCAGGAGAAGCAGGCTCTCGTTGTAGCCCGTGTAGATGGCGGGGCAGATCTGAATGGCCAGCTCGATGTCCGAGGTCCCACACACCACGGAGATATCAGTGTATTCTGGCCAGAGGATGAGGGAGGCAGGACATGTCATCACCTCAAAGGTAATATTAAATGGATTGCATTTATGTAgggcttttctaaccagtggccactcaaagcgctttacaatattgcctaacaatcacccattcatgctAACATTCAtgcaccgacggcggtgtcagccatgcaaggcgacagccagcacgtcgggagcagttagggtgaggtgccttgctcagggacaccttgacaatCGAACGAGCAACCTTCCGTTTAGCAGCAAACCTGCcttacctcctgagccacatagCGCCTAAACAGAAACTGTTgattgaatgatttatttcaCTTTTCTCATAGGAACAGGGGTGGTATTCACTGTAGAAAGTACAGTCCTTTAGGCCTACTTCTTCCATCAATAGACCACCTGCTCTTCGGTGGGACTTTTTGAGTACATGCAGTGTTGACTGCATTTTCCTCCCTTTATAACACCCTCTTGGTCTTAAGCCCACCACCATCAATATAATATGAAGTCTTTTAATGTCTCAACAACTGTTATGTGGGATAACCTAAACATCTTGATAGCCGCTAAGACCCTATTCAATTTAAATATCCTTCTGTTGGGAGCTGAATGTATTTAAAAGTGTCTTCCGGTAAACAACTACAATTTAGGCTGCAGCCAAAAAATCGAAACTTAGGGGATTACAGTGATTCAatgctgaaaaaaatgaaaaaagtttAGCAAGCAAGTGTGGCTTGAGGCTGTGGGCCGAGATAAGAAAGCAGAAAAAGCCAATGAGAATAAATTCAGCGTTTTACCGGGTCTTCTACCAAACGGTCCACATTCAGATAAGGAGAGGGCCTCGTGGCCCGCAATAAAGAGGGATGTCAGGCCGAGCAAGCTGATAAGAGCCATCGCCCCCATCAGGCTCTATAGAAAGCTGGAGTCAAAATATAAAGAAAGCCAATAGCATCAGTGGAAGCATAGGCTGGAAACCCCAAATCATGCAGAGCAGAATATCTGTAGGGTCCAGGGTGGTCAGCTGTAAAAGAATGGAATATGGTCCAAATTAAGATGTAGAATCCAATGAGGTCAAGCAAGAGAGGGCAATTTTGGTTGACTCTGTCTGCGGTCCGAGTTATTTGCACTAATTCTCGAGCTCTTACCTCTTGCATCTGTTTGCTGATTTAATTAGCGGGGGCTGCAGTATATATGCGACACGGAGAAGAACTATATAGTGTGTCTGTATTCTATAGAATTGGATGGAAACAGGGTCTGTGTCACTTTGGTGGGGCTACCCTGGGTGCCTTAGAACAATTCTCTTTTGTGGCTTAGGTTTAGTGGACCATTTCCTGGAGGCAAATCCTGAAACCCTACTCTTCAAAGTAACATGGTGAGACCGTAGCCCATACGTCTTTGTGGTTTTTGTGGGGCATAAAACCCCCCTTTGGGTGAGTATATGAAACTTAATAAAGTAAGAGAGTGCATGGTTGTTTGTCTCGCGGGACATACACAACAATGAGAAATTAGGTCCAATTCTCCCCAAAAGGGGCTTGTGTAAAATGCAGGTGGGGCTTGTGTAAAAGGCGGGTCGCATTTTACACAAGCCTGTCATTGAAAGTAATTTTAGATatgaaatgttgttttttacttCATCCATTTGTTGCATAATCATTGGATCAAAGGTTTAGGGTTGGTG
This genomic window contains:
- the LOC132474661 gene encoding zona pellucida-like domain-containing protein 1: MGAMALISLLGLTSLFIAGHEALSLSECGPFGRRPEYTDISVVCGTSDIELAIQICPAIYTGYNESLLLLNLVNDNNTCSGTLDVWAVPPVLRFSFPIRDGNACGSNFQTTNSPGTGIFSDYSNTQNVNVSGIVQSFDPTIGTITYNAELKYYYSCAYPLEYLVNNTQVDVSASSVALKDKNGSFVSTLRMELFDDANYESPLIIPSLGVELRTKIYVQVVASNLTSQFHVFLDRCYASISPGPSDSTFFNLFVPCSIDPLTTMMENGDSQTARFSFSAFRFIEQQNETVSTYYLHCITRLCESAACSTFQTCNERRRRSVTTAVVQEGLTEPSLLTVPIKTKAEGTTTTKEEEHPSGQGQNGGSIGLGIAVGVLLLVGAAAMLTAATFYRRMRRLS